A genomic window from Phoenix dactylifera cultivar Barhee BC4 chromosome 7, palm_55x_up_171113_PBpolish2nd_filt_p, whole genome shotgun sequence includes:
- the LOC103710028 gene encoding tRNA (guanine-N(7)-)-methyltransferase, with product MLKSDNNNMQHNGRSARLPRKRFYRARAHSNPLSDSHFPIPIIPADVDYSQHFPYFFPSRSSDDDDGSAPPRKIRFADIGCGFGGLLVGLSRLFPDTLMIGMELRDKVTEYVKERILALRAANPGQYENISVVRTNSMKYVPNYFEKGQLSKMFFLFPDPHFKEKNHRRRVISLQLLDEYAYALEVGGIIYTITDVDELGDWMRSCLEDHPLFEAVPEEELEADPVVRLLSSATEEGQKVARNGGQTFRAVYRRISEKE from the exons ATGTTGAAGAGCGATAACAATAACATGCAGCACAACGGCCGGTCGGCTCGGCTTCCCAGGAAACGCTTCTACAGAGCTCGAGCCCACAGCAATCCTCTCAGCGACTCTCACTTCCCCATCCCCATCATCCCCGCCGATGTGGACTATTCGCAACATTTCCCTTACTTCTTCCCCTCGAGGAGTTCTGATGATGACGATGGTAGCGCGCCACCCCGCAAGATTCGATTTGCCGACATTGGTTGTGGGTTTGGTGGGTTGCTTGTCGGCCTCTCCCGCCTCTTCCCTGACACTCTAATGATTGGAATGGAGCTCAGAGATAAG GTTACTGAATATGTGAAAGAGCGGATATTGGCTTTGAGAGCTGCAAATCCGGGGCAGTATGAGAATATTTCAGTTGTTCGCACCAATTCTATGAAATATGTACCCAATTACTTTGAGAAGGGGCAGCTGTCGAAGATGTTCTTTCTGTTCCCGGATCCCCACTTCAAGGAGAAGAACCACCGGCGCCGGGTGATTAGCCTTCAGCTGCTCGATGAATACGCATATGCATTGGAGGTTGGAGGTATCATATACACAATTACGGATGTGGACGAGCTTGGAGATTGGATGAGATCTTGCTTGGAGGATCACCCTTTGTTCGAAGCTGTTCCAGAGGAAGAACTTGAAGCAGACCCTGTTGTTAGGTTGTTATCTTCTGCTACTGAGGAAGGCCAGAAGGTGGCTAGAAATGGGGGCCAGACTTTCCGGGCTGTATACAGGCGCATATCAGAAAAGGAATAA